In one Thermosipho ferrireducens genomic region, the following are encoded:
- a CDS encoding ABC transporter permease has protein sequence MLRYIARRLIIMIPELFIITFIVFTIMYAAPGDFLDQYRLDPSVSQEFLDHLSKQYGLDKPMITQYFLWLKQVLKGDFGYSFYYRRPVTGLIGERVLATLILSLYSFVISWIVGIILGVVSALKKYTFWDKFLTVIAFSGIAVPGFFLALLLLYFAAKTGWFPVAGMYDVNHGRMSVWQGFKDIFWHLQLPAFTLSFGAFAGLMRYMRGTLLDVLNEDYVEFARAKGMPERVVIYKHAVRNAINPLVTMFGYSLSGLLGGAVITETIFSWPGLGRLVYQAFIQQDIYVVMASIVISVIMLIAGNLVGDILLAAVDPRIRLE, from the coding sequence TTGCTAAGGTATATAGCACGTAGATTGATAATAATGATTCCAGAACTCTTCATAATAACATTTATTGTTTTTACAATTATGTATGCAGCCCCAGGTGATTTTTTAGATCAATATAGACTCGATCCATCAGTTTCCCAGGAATTTTTGGATCATCTTTCAAAGCAATATGGTCTTGATAAACCTATGATAACTCAATATTTTTTATGGCTAAAACAGGTTCTTAAAGGTGATTTTGGTTATTCTTTCTATTATAGAAGACCTGTGACTGGTCTTATTGGTGAGAGAGTTCTTGCTACGTTGATTTTATCTTTGTATTCATTTGTTATATCATGGATTGTGGGTATAATATTGGGCGTTGTTTCTGCGCTCAAAAAATATACATTCTGGGATAAGTTTTTGACTGTGATAGCATTCAGTGGAATAGCCGTACCAGGATTTTTCCTTGCGCTGTTGTTGCTCTATTTTGCAGCCAAAACTGGATGGTTTCCTGTAGCGGGTATGTACGATGTCAACCATGGACGTATGTCTGTATGGCAGGGATTTAAAGATATTTTCTGGCATTTGCAATTACCTGCGTTTACTTTAAGTTTTGGAGCTTTCGCTGGGTTAATGAGATATATGAGAGGAACTTTGTTAGATGTTCTTAACGAAGACTATGTCGAATTTGCAAGAGCAAAGGGAATGCCAGAACGAGTTGTTATATACAAACATGCTGTGAGAAATGCAATCAACCCATTGGTTACAATGTTTGGATATAGTTTGTCAGGACTTCTTGGTGGAGCTGTTATAACTGAGACAATATTCTCCTGGCCAGGACTTGGGAGACTCGTTTATCAGGCTTTTATACAGCAGGATATTTATGTGGTTATGGCGAGTATAGT
- a CDS encoding ABC transporter substrate-binding protein codes for MKKLAVMLLALIVVFAFAAPKLPWIGADANGKAGGQFVVGTLSGPKTVNDIVAKETSSTDVIDMFMGYGGTLIERHGVDMEFYPAVAESWEGPRLTADGGMEVIWHLRKGIKFSDGQPLTADDVVFTLNEIYTNPDIPSSMQDVLKSTNGYLPKAEKIDDYTVRMYYPEPFRLAFRYLGGMYIFPKHIAEKYVKEGNFEEFWTVDAINNGEIVGLGPYIPVEYVPDQYVRFTKNPYYYKKDANGNQLPYFDEVVFKIISNQDAMRLAFENKEIDVYAPRGTEYAELKEKEKDLNIVVTTAGPAYGTAFITFNWNTPDPVKRKWFRNDYFRKAVAYAIDKNSIIDTLYNGLGIPQWSPVSMNSPYYNEDVVVKYEFDLDMARAMLELGGFTWDENGQLVDEDGNPVKFLLTTNAGNRVREGIANIISDALKQLGMEVTFSPIDFNTLVQKLLNTGDWEAVIIGLTGGDEPQSGANVWKVEAGLHFWNYSPKVAEYVDANDYYLPDWELEIDSIFKENVRILDENIVKDYFARFQQLVSEHLPLIYTVNTLRLYAYDASLRNVKIGPLGGTWWNVYEEWKEQ; via the coding sequence ATGAAGAAACTTGCAGTGATGTTGTTGGCTTTGATAGTAGTATTTGCCTTTGCTGCTCCAAAACTACCGTGGATTGGTGCGGATGCAAACGGTAAAGCTGGAGGACAGTTTGTGGTAGGAACGCTTAGCGGTCCAAAGACGGTGAACGACATTGTAGCAAAAGAAACAAGCTCTACCGATGTCATTGATATGTTCATGGGATATGGTGGAACCCTTATTGAGCGCCATGGAGTAGATATGGAATTCTATCCAGCAGTTGCTGAAAGCTGGGAAGGTCCAAGGCTCACAGCTGATGGTGGAATGGAAGTTATCTGGCATTTGAGAAAAGGAATTAAATTCAGTGATGGGCAACCTCTTACAGCAGATGATGTGGTATTTACTTTAAATGAAATTTACACAAATCCAGATATTCCAAGTTCCATGCAGGATGTATTGAAGAGTACAAACGGGTATCTTCCAAAAGCGGAAAAAATAGATGATTACACAGTAAGGATGTATTATCCAGAACCATTCAGGCTTGCTTTCAGATACCTTGGCGGTATGTACATTTTCCCAAAACACATAGCTGAAAAATATGTAAAAGAAGGTAACTTTGAAGAATTCTGGACAGTTGATGCAATAAACAATGGTGAAATAGTTGGTCTTGGTCCATATATTCCTGTAGAATATGTTCCGGATCAGTATGTAAGATTTACAAAAAATCCATACTATTACAAAAAAGATGCAAATGGAAATCAACTTCCATACTTTGATGAAGTAGTATTTAAGATAATTTCCAATCAGGATGCCATGAGACTAGCATTTGAAAATAAGGAAATAGATGTTTATGCACCACGTGGTACAGAATATGCAGAGTTGAAAGAAAAAGAAAAAGACCTTAATATTGTGGTAACAACGGCAGGTCCAGCATATGGTACAGCGTTTATTACCTTTAACTGGAACACCCCGGATCCTGTAAAAAGAAAATGGTTTAGAAATGACTACTTTAGAAAAGCCGTTGCATATGCTATAGATAAAAATTCTATAATAGATACTCTTTATAACGGACTTGGCATTCCTCAATGGTCTCCAGTTTCTATGAATTCTCCATATTATAACGAAGATGTTGTAGTAAAGTATGAATTTGATCTTGATATGGCAAGAGCGATGCTTGAACTTGGTGGTTTTACATGGGATGAAAATGGTCAACTTGTTGATGAGGATGGAAATCCTGTTAAATTCCTTCTTACAACAAACGCAGGAAACAGAGTTAGAGAAGGTATTGCGAATATCATTTCTGATGCTCTTAAACAGCTTGGAATGGAAGTTACATTCAGTCCGATTGATTTCAATACACTCGTTCAAAAACTTCTTAATACAGGCGATTGGGAAGCTGTTATAATAGGTCTTACCGGTGGTGACGAACCACAGAGTGGTGCAAATGTCTGGAAAGTTGAAGCAGGTCTCCACTTCTGGAACTACAGTCCAAAAGTTGCAGAATACGTTGATGCAAACGATTATTACCTGCCAGATTGGGAATTAGAAATCGATAGTATTTTCAAAGAAAATGTTAGAATTCTTGATGAAAATATAGTAAAAGATTACTTCGCAAGATTCCAGCAATTGGTATCTGAACATTTACCACTTATCTATACAGTTAATACTTTAAGACTTTATGCTTATGACGCGTCATTGAGAAATGTAAAAATAGGACCACTTGGTGGAACCTGGTGGAATGTCTACGAAGAATGGAAAGAACAATAA